One Carassius gibelio isolate Cgi1373 ecotype wild population from Czech Republic chromosome B18, carGib1.2-hapl.c, whole genome shotgun sequence DNA segment encodes these proteins:
- the LOC127977918 gene encoding MOB kinase activator 2 isoform X2 → MDWFMGKGKGKPNGKKPPAEEKKLYLEAEYTKVRVVDFDLKELVVLPREIDLNEWLACNTTTFFNLINLQYSTISEFCTGDTCPAMTACSTTYFWYDEKGKKTKCTAPQYVDFVMSSVQKLVTDEDIFPTKYGKEFPNTFDSLVKKICRYLFHVLAHIYWSHYKETVAMDLHGHLNTLYTHFVVFIREFNLMDPKETSIMEDLTEALCTPLPPQPQNHVTER, encoded by the exons GAAGGGCAAGGGGAAGCCCAATGGAAAGAAGCCGCCCGCAGAGGAGAAGAAGCTTTACCTGGAGGCAGAATACACCAAAGTAAGAGTCGTGGACTTCGACCTCAAGGAGCTGGTGGTCTTGCCCAGAGAGATCGACCTGAACGAATGGCTCGCGTGCAACA CCACGACGTTCTTCAACCTCATCAACCTGCAGTACAGCACGATCTCTGAGTTCTGCACCGGAGACACGTGTCCGGCCATGACCGCCTGCAGCAC GACGTACTTCTGGTATGATGAGAAAGGGAAGAAGACGAAGTGCACAGCGCCGCAGTACGTGGATTTCGTCATGAGTTCAGTTCAGAAGCTGGTGACCGACGAGGACATCTTTCCCACCAAATACG GTAAAGAGTTCCCCAACACCTTCGACTCGCTGGTGAAGAAAATCTGCAGATATCTCTTCCACGTTCTGGCCCACATCTACTGGTCCCACTACAAGGAGACGGTGGCCATGGACCTGCACGGACACCTAAACACACTCTACACACACTTCGTGGTATTTATAAGGGAATTCAATCTGATGGACCCCAAGGAGACGTCGATAATGGAGGACCTGACGGAGGCGCTGTGCACGCCGCTGCCCCCTCAGCCACAGAACCACGTGACGGAGAGATGA